A genomic stretch from Acidobacteriota bacterium includes:
- a CDS encoding PAS domain-containing sensor histidine kinase: MAFAAAAPGSLISLIFLWTGDYAPKVQWTLTALILSVLIGFAFALRDRIVIPLQTLSNLLAALGEGDFSIRARGATREDPLGQVMIEVNALVDTLRDQRMGALEATTLLRKVMAEIDVAVFTFDDERKLKLMNRAAADLLGRPAERLLGSTAAQLGLDGCLEGDTPRVLNAAFPGGPGRWEIRRSEFRQGGRPHELLVLSDLSRVLREEERQAWQRLIRVIGHEMNNSLAPIKSIAASLSSLVDREPPPADSRDDLQRGLSVIATRSDSLSRFMTAYARLARLPAPQPQAVDVGSFVARAVGLEQRLAVTIVEGPAGTVHADTDQLEQLLINLVRNAVDATLEARSSGGHVRVGWQRRAGAFELWVEDDGPGLANPGNLFVPFYTTKPGGSGIGLVLSRQIAEAHGGTVTLDNRTDARGCRATVRLPLIQ; this comes from the coding sequence ATGGCGTTTGCCGCGGCCGCGCCGGGGAGCCTCATCTCCCTCATCTTTCTCTGGACGGGCGACTACGCGCCGAAGGTGCAATGGACGCTGACGGCGCTGATCCTCAGCGTCCTGATCGGCTTCGCCTTCGCCCTCCGCGACCGCATCGTCATTCCGCTGCAGACCCTGTCGAACCTCCTGGCGGCGCTCGGCGAGGGGGACTTCTCCATCCGGGCCCGCGGGGCCACCCGCGAAGATCCCCTGGGACAGGTGATGATCGAGGTGAACGCGCTCGTCGACACGCTCCGCGATCAGCGGATGGGCGCGCTCGAGGCGACCACGCTCCTGAGAAAGGTGATGGCCGAGATCGACGTCGCCGTGTTCACGTTCGACGACGAGCGGAAGTTGAAGTTGATGAACCGCGCGGCGGCGGACCTGCTTGGCCGGCCGGCCGAGCGGCTGCTCGGGAGCACCGCGGCGCAGCTCGGCCTCGACGGCTGCCTGGAAGGTGACACGCCGCGCGTCCTCAACGCGGCGTTCCCCGGCGGGCCTGGACGCTGGGAGATCCGCCGCAGCGAGTTCCGCCAGGGGGGGCGCCCGCACGAACTCCTCGTGCTGTCTGATTTGAGCCGCGTCCTGCGCGAGGAGGAGCGCCAGGCCTGGCAGCGCCTGATCCGCGTGATCGGCCACGAGATGAACAACTCGCTCGCGCCGATTAAATCGATCGCGGCGAGCCTCTCATCGCTCGTCGATCGCGAGCCTCCGCCCGCCGACTCGCGGGACGATCTCCAACGCGGCCTGTCGGTGATTGCCACCCGTTCCGACTCCCTGTCGCGATTCATGACCGCCTACGCGCGGCTCGCGCGGCTGCCCGCACCGCAGCCGCAGGCCGTCGACGTCGGTTCGTTCGTCGCGCGAGCCGTCGGCCTCGAGCAGCGACTCGCGGTCACGATCGTCGAAGGCCCGGCCGGAACCGTCCACGCCGACACCGATCAGCTCGAGCAGTTGTTGATTAACCTGGTCCGCAACGCGGTCGATGCGACACTCGAGGCCCGGTCGAGCGGCGGGCACGTGAGGGTCGGCTGGCAGCGCCGCGCGGGCGCGTTCGAACTGTGGGTTGAAGACGACGGGCCGGGCCTGGCCAATCCGGGCAATCTGTTCGTGCCGTTTTACACGACGAAACCGGGAGGTTCCGGGATCGGGCTGGTCCTCAGCCGCCAGATCGCGGAGGCACACGGGGGGACGGTGACGCTCGACAACCGTACCGATGCACGGGGCTGCAGAGCGACCGTGCGACTCCCGCTCATCCAATGA
- a CDS encoding tryptophanase, which translates to MTPYKTIIEPFRIKSVEPIKFTDRPHRDAALAAAGHNVFLLHAEDVLIDLLTDSGTGAMSSQQWGALMQGDESYAGSRSFYRFRDVVRDLTGFEHIIPTHQGRAAERILFHTQVRDGQIVPNNNHFDTTRANIEVEGAEARDLVIAEGRVPAKMHPFKGNVDLGALEHLLEDDRRLHGGTRVPLVMVTVTNNSGGGQPVSLENLKGVRRLCDKYGKPFFLDACRFAENAYFIKLREPGMRDVPPRDIAREMFRLADGCTMSAKKDGLANIGGFLALNDGAWAEAARNLLILTEGFPTYGGLAGYDLEAIARGLEEVVEEPYLRYRIRSTEYLGDKLVAGGVPIIRPTGGHAIYVDARALLPHIPPLQYPGIALANALYLEGGIRGVEIGTVMFGLHPDGSETPAAMDLVRLAIPRRVYTQSHIDYVAEVVLSVARQAAPLRGYRIAAAPKVLRHFTARFEPL; encoded by the coding sequence ATGACTCCATACAAGACCATCATCGAACCGTTTCGCATCAAGTCGGTCGAGCCGATCAAGTTCACCGATCGGCCGCACCGGGACGCGGCGCTCGCTGCCGCGGGCCACAATGTCTTCCTGCTTCACGCCGAGGACGTCCTGATCGATCTCCTGACCGACTCGGGCACGGGCGCGATGTCGTCGCAGCAGTGGGGCGCGCTGATGCAGGGCGACGAAAGCTACGCCGGCAGCCGGTCCTTCTACCGGTTCCGCGACGTCGTCCGCGACCTGACGGGGTTCGAGCACATCATCCCGACGCACCAGGGACGTGCGGCCGAGCGCATCCTGTTTCATACGCAGGTGCGCGACGGGCAGATCGTGCCGAACAACAACCATTTCGACACGACGCGCGCCAACATCGAAGTGGAAGGAGCCGAGGCGCGCGACCTGGTGATTGCCGAGGGGCGCGTGCCCGCGAAGATGCATCCGTTCAAGGGGAACGTCGACCTCGGCGCCCTCGAGCACCTGCTGGAAGACGATCGCCGGCTGCACGGCGGGACCCGGGTCCCCCTCGTGATGGTCACCGTCACCAACAACTCGGGAGGCGGCCAGCCGGTGTCGCTCGAGAATCTGAAGGGCGTGAGGAGGCTCTGCGACAAGTACGGGAAACCCTTCTTCCTGGATGCGTGCCGCTTTGCCGAGAACGCGTACTTCATCAAGCTCCGCGAGCCGGGCATGCGCGACGTGCCGCCGCGCGACATCGCGCGTGAGATGTTCCGCCTGGCGGACGGCTGCACGATGTCGGCGAAGAAGGACGGCCTTGCGAACATCGGCGGCTTCCTTGCGCTGAACGATGGCGCCTGGGCGGAGGCGGCGCGCAACCTGCTGATTCTCACCGAAGGGTTCCCCACCTACGGCGGGTTGGCGGGCTATGACCTCGAGGCGATTGCACGCGGGCTGGAGGAAGTCGTCGAGGAACCGTACCTGCGGTACCGCATCCGGTCGACGGAGTACCTCGGAGACAAGCTGGTTGCGGGGGGCGTCCCGATTATCCGGCCGACCGGGGGACACGCCATCTACGTGGATGCGCGCGCCCTGCTGCCGCACATTCCCCCGTTGCAGTACCCGGGCATCGCGCTCGCCAACGCGCTCTACCTCGAAGGGGGCATCCGCGGCGTCGAGATCGGCACCGTGATGTTCGGCCTGCACCCCGACGGGAGCGAAACGCCGGCGGCCATGGACCTCGTGCGGCTGGCCATCCCGCGGCGCGTCTACACGCAATCGCACATCGACTACGTCGCGGAGGTCGTGCTTTCAGTGGCGCGCCAGGCGGCGCCGCTCCGCGGCTACCGTATCGCCGCCGCCCCGAAGGTCCTGCGGCATTTCACGGCGCGCTTCGAACCCCTCTGA
- a CDS encoding mechanosensitive ion channel family protein, with product MHRVFLSPPPIAILLLALAVTVAAAYIVALVAARLVRGLLVWVVGGPRVAVAGSHAIRRPVRFIAAMVFLVAAAAFFFPAVEAFGYRARTGLPLHTLSEWFFASGLRALFIAVLAYAAIRTMALLVGRFEDDVSHAGGADLLERAKRARTLGDVLRKAMTALVLAIALLMILRELGMDIMPLLSAAGIAGVALGFGAQALVRDLIAGFFLTFEDQVRVGDVISVNGNGIGGLVEAINLRTVVLRDFDGTVHVVPAGAISILSNKSREFAYAVLDVTVGYDEDPDRVITLLREVGAALQADPMWRPHIGADAEVVGVESIANWEVTIKLRVKTAPLKQWDVGRELRKRIRRAFEDNGIKPPVPKQELTVRQI from the coding sequence ATGCATCGAGTCTTCCTCTCGCCGCCTCCGATTGCGATCCTGCTCCTGGCGCTTGCCGTCACCGTGGCCGCCGCGTACATCGTGGCGCTCGTCGCCGCGCGGCTCGTGCGCGGACTGCTCGTGTGGGTCGTCGGCGGCCCCCGGGTGGCGGTCGCCGGCAGTCACGCCATCAGGCGGCCGGTGCGGTTCATTGCCGCTATGGTGTTTCTCGTGGCGGCCGCCGCCTTCTTCTTCCCCGCCGTCGAGGCGTTCGGCTACCGGGCGCGCACCGGCCTGCCGTTGCACACGCTCAGCGAGTGGTTCTTCGCCTCCGGCCTGCGCGCGCTGTTCATCGCCGTGCTGGCGTACGCCGCCATCCGCACGATGGCGCTCCTCGTCGGGCGCTTCGAGGATGACGTCTCCCATGCCGGCGGGGCGGACCTGCTCGAGCGGGCGAAGCGCGCCCGAACGCTGGGCGACGTGCTGCGCAAGGCCATGACCGCGCTCGTCCTGGCCATCGCCCTCCTGATGATCCTGCGCGAGCTGGGCATGGACATCATGCCGCTCCTGTCGGCGGCCGGGATCGCCGGCGTCGCGCTCGGCTTCGGCGCGCAAGCGCTCGTGCGGGACCTGATTGCGGGCTTCTTCTTGACCTTCGAGGACCAGGTCCGCGTGGGGGATGTGATCAGCGTGAACGGCAACGGCATCGGCGGCCTGGTCGAAGCGATCAACCTGCGCACCGTCGTGCTCAGGGACTTCGACGGCACCGTGCACGTGGTCCCCGCCGGTGCGATTTCAATCCTCTCGAACAAGTCGCGCGAGTTTGCCTATGCCGTGCTGGACGTGACGGTCGGATACGACGAGGACCCGGACCGCGTCATCACGCTGCTGCGCGAGGTCGGCGCCGCCCTCCAGGCCGACCCGATGTGGCGGCCGCATATCGGCGCCGACGCCGAGGTCGTCGGCGTAGAGTCGATCGCCAACTGGGAGGTCACGATCAAGCTGCGCGTGAAGACGGCGCCGCTCAAACAGTGGGATGTCGGGCGCGAGCTGCGGAAACGAATCAGGAGGGCGTTCGAGGACAACGGGATCAAACCGCCGGTGCCGAAGCAGGAGCTGACAGTGAGGCAGATCTGA
- the deoC gene encoding deoxyribose-phosphate aldolase yields the protein MNQQELARLIQIVTEEVLAAAGQLQGGGACACHSVLYECCPDRLQGVLQAGATRLGLHATGGSTGAVSSMIDHTLLKPDATRQDVEKLCREAAEFHFATVCVNPTWVAFAASRLRGTGVGVTSVVGFPLGATTPDVKHYETRRAIFDGAAEIDMVINVGALKSGDLRVVERDIEAVTAPCRDSGVVSKVIIEAALLTDEEKMTACTLAKAAGANFVKTSTGFGPGGATVSDIMLMRRVVGEEMGVKAAGGVRDYEGLKAMVAAGATRVGASAGVKIVQESQGRALPGGDSAPPAPTGPRSY from the coding sequence ATGAACCAACAGGAACTGGCGCGCCTGATCCAGATCGTCACCGAGGAGGTCCTGGCCGCTGCCGGGCAGCTGCAGGGAGGGGGCGCGTGCGCGTGCCACTCCGTGCTGTACGAGTGCTGCCCCGATCGCCTCCAGGGCGTGCTGCAGGCCGGCGCGACGAGGCTGGGCCTGCACGCGACGGGCGGTTCGACCGGGGCCGTTTCGTCGATGATCGATCACACCCTGTTGAAGCCGGATGCCACGCGGCAGGATGTCGAGAAGCTGTGCCGCGAGGCCGCCGAGTTCCATTTCGCGACCGTGTGCGTGAACCCGACGTGGGTGGCTTTCGCGGCGTCGCGGCTGCGGGGCACCGGCGTGGGCGTGACCTCGGTGGTCGGCTTCCCACTGGGGGCCACGACGCCGGACGTCAAGCACTACGAGACGCGCCGGGCGATCTTCGACGGCGCCGCCGAGATCGACATGGTCATCAACGTCGGCGCGCTCAAGTCCGGCGACCTGCGCGTCGTCGAGCGCGACATCGAGGCGGTCACCGCGCCGTGCCGTGACAGCGGGGTGGTGAGCAAGGTGATCATCGAGGCGGCGCTGCTCACCGACGAGGAGAAAATGACCGCCTGCACGCTCGCGAAAGCCGCCGGCGCGAACTTCGTCAAGACGTCCACCGGCTTCGGCCCCGGTGGGGCCACCGTGTCCGACATCATGCTGATGCGACGCGTCGTCGGGGAAGAGATGGGGGTGAAAGCCGCCGGCGGCGTGCGCGACTACGAGGGGCTCAAGGCCATGGTCGCCGCCGGTGCGACACGGGTTGGCGCCTCGGCCGGCGTGAAGATCGTCCAGGAGTCGCAGGGGCGGGCGCTGCCGGGCGGCGACAGCGCGCCGCCAGCGCCCACCGGCCCGCGTTCGTACTAG
- a CDS encoding RpiB/LacA/LacB family sugar-phosphate isomerase — MKPFDIITEADARTIEYGSTVELAAGGHVTPLAQDTLRARRITVVPAGSFDPALPPDLAPVADVRRVAIGSDHTGLAMKADLVQHLRGSGLAVEDVGTHSKDSVDYPDIASAVALRVARKEADAGIVIDGAGIGSAIAANKVRGIRAVMAVNTTLARYGREHNGANVLTLGSSLLDAGEAREIVQTFLSTPMREARYIRRLLKIRDMERR; from the coding sequence ATGAAGCCGTTCGACATCATCACCGAGGCGGACGCGCGCACCATCGAATACGGTTCAACCGTGGAGCTGGCGGCTGGCGGCCACGTGACGCCGCTGGCGCAGGACACGCTGCGTGCCCGCCGGATCACCGTGGTGCCCGCCGGATCGTTCGATCCGGCGCTGCCGCCGGACCTCGCGCCGGTGGCAGACGTGCGGCGGGTCGCCATCGGCTCGGATCACACGGGTCTCGCGATGAAGGCCGACCTGGTGCAGCATCTCCGGGGCAGCGGCCTGGCGGTGGAGGACGTGGGCACGCACTCGAAGGACTCGGTGGACTATCCTGACATCGCGTCCGCGGTGGCGCTGCGGGTGGCGCGGAAGGAAGCGGATGCGGGGATCGTCATCGACGGCGCGGGGATCGGCTCCGCCATTGCCGCCAACAAGGTCCGCGGCATCCGCGCCGTGATGGCGGTGAACACCACGCTGGCGCGCTACGGGCGCGAGCACAATGGGGCGAACGTGCTGACGCTCGGGTCGTCGCTGCTCGACGCCGGGGAGGCGCGCGAGATCGTGCAGACGTTTCTCTCGACGCCGATGCGGGAGGCGCGGTACATCCGGCGGCTGCTGAAGATCAGGGACATGGAACGGCGATGA
- the hpt gene encoding hypoxanthine phosphoribosyltransferase yields MIQEILLTEDTIQTRIRELGEEIVRDHPRGAEIHLVGVLKGGFMFLSDLVRAMEANVTLDFMAVSSYGKGTKSSGEVRVLKDLDSSLEGRHVVIVEDIVDTGLTLKYMQEILHARGPKTLKTACLLSKPSRRKITVPVEYIGFEIDDKFVVGYGLDFAEQFRHLPYIGVLKAPDGAEPE; encoded by the coding sequence ATGATCCAGGAGATCCTGCTGACCGAGGACACGATCCAGACGCGCATCCGCGAGCTGGGAGAGGAGATCGTACGGGATCATCCGCGGGGCGCGGAGATCCACCTCGTGGGCGTCCTCAAGGGCGGCTTCATGTTCCTGTCGGACCTGGTCAGGGCGATGGAAGCGAACGTGACGCTTGATTTCATGGCGGTGTCCAGCTACGGCAAGGGCACGAAGTCCTCCGGCGAAGTGCGCGTGCTGAAGGATCTCGACAGCTCGCTGGAGGGGCGCCACGTGGTCATCGTCGAGGACATCGTCGACACGGGCCTGACGCTGAAGTACATGCAGGAGATCCTGCACGCGCGGGGCCCGAAGACGCTCAAGACGGCATGCCTGCTCAGCAAGCCGTCGCGCCGGAAGATCACGGTGCCGGTGGAGTACATCGGCTTTGAGATCGATGACAAGTTCGTCGTCGGGTACGGGCTGGACTTCGCAGAGCAGTTTCGCCATCTGCCGTACATCGGCGTGCTGAAGGCGCCGGACGGCGCGGAGCCGGAATGA
- a CDS encoding amidohydrolase, with amino-acid sequence MAMKRSGGPAAALVVLAALASAIAGSRAQAAQARPRPRVVSLVITNGTIVTMDGARRVLGGGAIAIDGPTIVAVDRAAAIASAYRGRATIDARGAIVMPGLINTHTHAPMVLYRGLADDLALMDWLQKYIFPAEAKTVSPAFVAAGTRLAALEMIRSGTTTYADMYYFEEEIARVTKAAGLRGVLGQTIIRFPVPDAKTPAEGLARAEAFARQFAGDPLITPAVAPHSMYTLDAGTLRQARALADQLGIPVLTHLAETEDEVNISNARHKLSPAAYLDSLGFWKPGTLAAHGVWLTPADIDILKRGGAGVSHNPESNMKLASGIAPVLATRAAGVPVGLGTDGAASNNDLDMFEAMRQAAFLHKVASKDPRAMPAGDALAMATIEGARALGMADRIGSLEPGKRADVIVVGTTAPRQSPMYDPVSHLVYVTRGDDVVATVVDGRVLMRDRRVLTLDERAVLAESKTMAEQVRAAVQ; translated from the coding sequence ATGGCAATGAAGCGCTCCGGCGGCCCGGCTGCCGCGCTCGTGGTGCTCGCCGCGCTCGCCTCGGCGATCGCCGGCAGCCGCGCGCAGGCGGCGCAGGCGCGCCCGCGCCCGCGTGTCGTGTCGCTGGTCATCACCAACGGCACGATCGTGACGATGGACGGCGCGCGGCGAGTCCTCGGCGGCGGCGCTATCGCCATCGACGGCCCGACGATCGTCGCCGTGGATCGCGCGGCCGCGATTGCCTCGGCCTACCGCGGGCGCGCGACGATCGACGCGCGCGGCGCGATCGTGATGCCGGGCCTCATCAACACCCACACGCACGCGCCGATGGTGCTGTATCGCGGCCTGGCCGACGACCTCGCGCTCATGGACTGGCTGCAGAAGTACATCTTTCCCGCGGAGGCGAAGACGGTGTCGCCGGCGTTCGTGGCGGCCGGCACGCGGCTGGCGGCGCTCGAGATGATCCGGTCGGGCACCACCACCTACGCGGACATGTACTACTTCGAGGAAGAGATTGCGCGCGTGACGAAGGCCGCGGGCCTGCGCGGCGTCCTCGGCCAGACGATCATCCGGTTCCCGGTGCCGGATGCGAAGACGCCCGCCGAGGGGCTGGCGCGCGCCGAGGCCTTCGCGAGGCAGTTCGCCGGCGATCCGCTGATCACGCCGGCCGTGGCGCCGCACTCGATGTACACGCTGGATGCCGGAACGCTGCGGCAGGCGCGGGCGCTCGCGGATCAACTCGGCATCCCGGTCCTGACGCACCTGGCGGAGACCGAGGACGAGGTCAACATTTCGAATGCCCGGCACAAGCTCTCGCCCGCCGCGTACCTCGATTCGCTGGGGTTCTGGAAGCCGGGCACGCTGGCGGCGCACGGCGTGTGGCTCACGCCGGCGGACATCGACATCCTGAAGCGCGGCGGCGCGGGCGTGTCGCACAATCCGGAGAGCAACATGAAGCTTGCGAGCGGGATTGCGCCGGTGCTCGCGACGCGCGCCGCGGGCGTGCCGGTGGGCCTCGGCACGGATGGGGCGGCGAGCAACAATGACCTCGACATGTTCGAGGCCATGCGCCAGGCGGCGTTCCTGCACAAGGTCGCGTCGAAAGATCCGCGCGCGATGCCCGCAGGCGATGCGCTGGCGATGGCCACGATCGAAGGGGCCCGCGCGCTCGGGATGGCCGACCGGATCGGCTCGCTCGAGCCCGGCAAGCGGGCCGACGTGATCGTGGTGGGCACCACCGCGCCGCGCCAGTCCCCGATGTACGATCCCGTTTCGCATCTCGTCTATGTCACCCGGGGCGATGACGTCGTCGCGACCGTGGTGGACGGGCGGGTGCTCATGCGCGATCGCCGCGTGCTGACGCTCGACGAGCGGGCCGTGCTGGCGGAATCGAAAACCATGGCGGAACAGGTGAGGGCAGCCGTCCAATGA